The following are encoded in a window of Aromatoleum petrolei genomic DNA:
- a CDS encoding DUF4870 family protein has product MPDHRTDIVTADLGGLVTLAHIIYGLHAFAVVTGVVGSATIIGSFVASLPSILAVVLNYMKRDAVRGTWLESHFRWQIRTFWFALLWILVATAMVVTVIGIPFAFVLLAGAGLWIVYRVIRGWLNLLDRSTMPMPTDA; this is encoded by the coding sequence ATGCCCGATCACCGGACTGACATCGTCACCGCCGACCTCGGCGGGCTCGTCACGCTCGCACACATCATTTATGGGTTGCACGCTTTCGCGGTCGTCACCGGCGTCGTTGGCTCCGCGACCATCATCGGCAGCTTCGTCGCCAGCCTGCCGTCCATTCTCGCGGTGGTGCTCAACTACATGAAGCGCGACGCCGTGCGCGGCACCTGGCTGGAAAGCCACTTCCGCTGGCAGATCCGCACCTTCTGGTTCGCGCTGCTGTGGATCCTGGTCGCGACCGCCATGGTCGTCACCGTGATCGGCATCCCGTTCGCATTCGTGCTGCTGGCCGGGGCCGGCCTCTGGATCGTCTACCGTGTCATCCGCGGCTGGTTGAACCTGCTGGACCGCAGCACCATGCCGATGCCGACGGACGCCTGA
- the ubiD gene encoding 4-hydroxy-3-polyprenylbenzoate decarboxylase, translated as MRYHDLRDFIAQLEQRGELKRIGIPVDTHLEMTEIADRVLRAGGPALLFEKPVTHGVPQAMPVLANLFGTPERVALGMGEELSNGDWQTPLREVGKLLAFLKEPEPPKGLKDAWEKFPAFRQVLNMSPKEVRSAPCQEVVWEGTDVDLARLPIQHCWPGDVAPLITWGLVVTRGPGKKRQNLGIYRQQVLGPNRVIMRWLAHRGGALDFREHQLAHPGEPFKVAVVLGCDPATILGAVTPVPDTLSEYQFAGLLRGAKTELVQCLGSDLQVPASAEIVLEGVIHPDDTAPEGPYGDHTGYYNEVSDFPVFTIERITMRKDPIYHSTYTGKPPDEPAMLGVALNEVFVPLLQKQFPEITDFYLPPEGCSYRLAVVSIRKQYPGHAKRVMFGIWSFLRQFMYTKFIIVVDDDVNIRDWKEVIWAMTTRVDGSRDTVMVDNTPIDYLDFASPVASLGSKMGIDATNKWPGETTREWGRPIVMDAAVKQRVDAMWAELGL; from the coding sequence ATGCGTTACCACGATCTTCGCGACTTCATCGCCCAGCTCGAACAGCGCGGCGAGCTCAAGCGCATCGGCATTCCCGTCGACACCCACCTTGAGATGACCGAGATCGCCGACCGCGTGCTGCGCGCCGGCGGCCCCGCGCTACTGTTCGAGAAACCGGTGACGCACGGCGTGCCGCAGGCGATGCCGGTGCTCGCGAACCTCTTCGGCACCCCTGAGCGCGTCGCGCTCGGCATGGGCGAGGAACTCTCGAACGGCGACTGGCAGACGCCCTTGCGCGAAGTCGGCAAGTTGCTCGCCTTTCTCAAGGAGCCCGAGCCGCCCAAGGGCCTCAAGGACGCCTGGGAGAAGTTTCCGGCCTTCCGCCAGGTGCTCAACATGTCGCCCAAGGAGGTGCGCTCGGCGCCCTGCCAGGAAGTCGTGTGGGAAGGCACCGACGTCGACCTCGCACGGCTGCCGATCCAGCACTGCTGGCCCGGCGATGTCGCGCCGCTGATCACGTGGGGGCTCGTCGTCACGCGCGGCCCCGGCAAGAAGCGCCAGAACCTCGGCATCTACCGCCAGCAGGTGCTTGGCCCCAACCGCGTGATCATGCGCTGGCTCGCGCACCGCGGCGGCGCGCTCGATTTCCGCGAGCACCAGCTCGCGCACCCCGGCGAACCCTTCAAGGTCGCAGTCGTCCTCGGCTGCGACCCCGCGACCATCCTCGGCGCGGTCACGCCGGTGCCCGACACGCTGTCCGAGTACCAGTTCGCCGGCCTGCTGCGCGGCGCCAAGACCGAGCTCGTGCAGTGCCTCGGCTCCGACCTGCAGGTGCCGGCCTCGGCCGAGATCGTCCTCGAAGGCGTGATCCACCCGGACGACACCGCGCCCGAAGGCCCCTACGGCGACCACACCGGCTACTACAACGAGGTCTCCGACTTCCCCGTCTTCACGATCGAGCGCATCACGATGCGCAAGGACCCGATCTACCACTCGACCTACACCGGCAAGCCGCCCGACGAGCCGGCGATGCTGGGCGTCGCGCTCAACGAAGTCTTCGTGCCGCTGCTGCAGAAGCAATTCCCCGAGATCACCGACTTCTACCTGCCGCCCGAAGGCTGCTCCTACCGGCTGGCGGTCGTCAGCATCCGCAAGCAGTACCCGGGTCACGCCAAGCGCGTGATGTTCGGCATCTGGAGCTTCCTGCGCCAGTTCATGTACACCAAGTTCATCATCGTGGTGGACGACGACGTGAACATCCGCGACTGGAAGGAAGTCATCTGGGCGATGACGACCCGTGTCGATGGCTCACGCGACACGGTGATGGTCGACAACACCCCGATCGACTACCTCGACTTCGCCAGCCCGGTCGCGAGTCTCGGCAGCAAGATGGGCATCGACGCGACCAACAAGTGGCCGGGCGAGACGACACGCGAGTGGGGGCGCCCGATCGTGATGGACGCCGCGGTCAAGCAGCGCGTCGATGCGATGTGGGCCGAGTTGGGCCTGTAA
- the pyrF gene encoding orotidine-5'-phosphate decarboxylase, whose amino-acid sequence MHFMTALRAAWQNRNSLLCVGLDPYPARFPAHLQGRPDAILEFCKGIVDATSDLVCSFKPQIAYFAAQRAEDQLEDLIAYIHECHPDTPVILDSKRGDIGSTAAQYAVEAFERFGADAITVNPYMGRDSVEPYLEYADKGVILLCRTSNPGGSDLQFLDVGGGERLFERVARLVANDWNASGNCGLVVGATFPNEIARVRQIVGDMPLLVPGIGAQGGDIAETMQAGGTGDGTGLMINSSRAILYAGQGEDYAEAARRVALETRDAINAHR is encoded by the coding sequence ATGCACTTCATGACCGCCCTCCGGGCCGCCTGGCAGAACCGCAACAGTCTCCTCTGCGTCGGCCTCGACCCCTATCCCGCGCGCTTCCCCGCCCACCTGCAGGGACGCCCGGACGCCATCCTCGAATTCTGCAAGGGCATCGTCGACGCGACCTCCGACCTCGTGTGCAGCTTCAAGCCGCAGATCGCCTACTTCGCCGCGCAGCGCGCCGAGGATCAACTCGAAGACCTGATCGCCTACATTCACGAGTGCCACCCCGATACCCCGGTGATTCTCGACTCGAAGCGCGGCGATATAGGCAGCACCGCCGCGCAATATGCCGTCGAAGCCTTCGAACGCTTCGGTGCCGACGCGATTACCGTGAATCCCTACATGGGCCGGGATTCCGTCGAGCCCTACCTCGAATACGCCGACAAGGGCGTGATCCTGCTGTGCCGCACCTCGAATCCCGGCGGCAGCGACCTGCAGTTCCTCGACGTCGGTGGCGGCGAGCGCCTGTTCGAGCGCGTCGCGCGCCTGGTCGCGAACGACTGGAACGCGAGCGGCAACTGCGGGCTTGTGGTCGGCGCCACCTTCCCCAACGAGATCGCGCGCGTGCGGCAAATCGTCGGCGACATGCCGCTGCTCGTTCCCGGCATCGGCGCCCAGGGGGGCGACATCGCCGAGACCATGCAGGCAGGCGGCACCGGCGACGGCACCGGCCTGATGATCAACTCCTCGCGCGCGATCCTCTACGCCGGCCAGGGCGAGGACTACGCCGAGGCCGCGCGCCGTGTCGCGCTCGAGACGCGCGACGCCATCAACGCCCATCGCTGA
- the ubiA gene encoding 4-hydroxybenzoate octaprenyltransferase — protein sequence MMSAPLPLSARLPIYLRLMRLDKPIGILLLLWPTLWALWLAADGFPPLHILAIFVLGTVLMRSAGCVVNDYADRDFDGHVERTKNRPLATRVIGTREALLLATALSIVSFLLILPLAPIVLWLSLPALFLAASYPFMKRFFAIPQAYLGIAFGFGIPMGFAAVQGEVPAIAWWLLLGNIFWTVAYDTEYAMVDRPDDLRIGIKTSAITFGRFDVAAVMLCYAIAFALFAAVGLAAGRGVLFFAGLLAACGIAGYHYTLIRGRERAPCFKAFLHNNWVGAAIFAGLVLDYIAFPAG from the coding sequence ATGATGTCTGCGCCGCTTCCCCTGTCCGCCCGCCTGCCCATCTACCTGCGGCTGATGCGCCTCGACAAGCCCATCGGCATCCTGCTGCTGCTGTGGCCGACGCTGTGGGCACTGTGGCTCGCCGCCGACGGTTTCCCGCCGCTGCACATCCTCGCGATCTTCGTCCTCGGCACGGTGCTGATGCGCTCGGCCGGCTGCGTCGTCAATGACTACGCCGACCGCGATTTCGACGGCCACGTCGAGCGCACGAAGAACCGTCCGCTCGCGACGCGCGTGATCGGCACCCGCGAGGCGCTGCTGCTTGCGACGGCCCTCTCTATCGTCTCCTTCCTCCTGATCCTGCCGCTCGCGCCCATCGTGCTGTGGCTGTCGCTGCCGGCGCTGTTCCTCGCCGCGAGCTACCCGTTCATGAAGCGCTTCTTCGCGATTCCCCAGGCCTACCTCGGCATCGCCTTCGGCTTCGGCATCCCGATGGGCTTTGCCGCGGTGCAGGGCGAGGTGCCCGCAATCGCATGGTGGCTGCTGCTCGGCAACATCTTCTGGACTGTCGCCTACGACACCGAATACGCGATGGTGGACCGCCCCGACGACCTCCGGATCGGCATCAAGACCTCCGCGATCACCTTCGGCCGCTTCGATGTCGCCGCCGTGATGCTGTGCTATGCGATCGCCTTCGCGCTGTTCGCCGCCGTCGGTCTTGCCGCGGGGCGCGGCGTACTCTTCTTCGCCGGCCTGCTGGCGGCCTGCGGGATCGCCGGCTACCACTACACGCTGATCCGCGGGCGCGAACGCGCACCTTGCTTCAAGGCCTTCCTGCACAACAACTGGGTCGGTGCAGCCATCTTCGCCGGCCTCGTCCTTGATTACATTGCGTTTCCTGCCGGCTGA
- a CDS encoding chorismate--pyruvate lyase family protein codes for MRTRPHKETWLKRPPRATVSRMLRPWLTDPDSLTARIRARCSTLSVHVLRQRLALPHRDEATLLGLRRGELAWLREVLLVADGVPVVFARSLLPRANVRGAWNLFHGMGARPLGAALFADPAISRRALTCACLDLRDARYHLAAAALAPKAMPPRVWARRSLFRLHGRALLVSEAFLPTILDLPE; via the coding sequence ATGCGTACCCGTCCTCACAAAGAAACCTGGCTGAAGCGCCCGCCGCGCGCGACCGTTTCCCGCATGCTCCGCCCCTGGCTCACCGATCCGGACTCGCTCACCGCGCGCATCCGCGCCCGCTGCAGCACTTTGTCCGTGCACGTGCTGCGTCAGCGCCTCGCCTTGCCGCACCGCGACGAGGCGACGCTGCTGGGGCTGCGCCGCGGCGAACTCGCGTGGCTGCGCGAGGTGCTGCTGGTCGCCGACGGCGTGCCGGTGGTGTTCGCGCGTTCGCTATTGCCGCGCGCCAACGTGCGCGGCGCGTGGAACCTGTTCCACGGCATGGGTGCCCGGCCGCTGGGCGCCGCGCTCTTTGCCGACCCGGCGATCAGCCGCCGTGCGCTCACTTGCGCCTGCCTCGACCTCCGCGACGCGCGCTATCATCTCGCTGCCGCGGCACTGGCGCCGAAGGCGATGCCGCCGCGCGTCTGGGCGCGCCGTTCGCTGTTCCGCCTGCACGGCCGCGCCCTGCTCGTCAGCGAGGCCTTTCTGCCCACGATCCTGGACCTGCCCGAATGA
- the recG gene encoding ATP-dependent DNA helicase RecG, protein MLKDPQIWAGIGPQLAGRLAKLDIRRPQDLVLHLPLRYEDETRLTPIAAARAGAPVQVEGEVVSCEVTLRPRRQLVAQIRDASGTLTARWLNFYPSQQKQLAPGRRVRVFGEVRGGFFGNEMVHPRVHPVEEGEALPQALTPVYPTTAGLAQSALRKLIGRELQRPPPTELLPVPLPGGLQLPPFADALRTLHQPPPDIDPYALEDRAHPAWQRIKFEELLVQQLSLRRAYNARRTRRAPVLRDSGKLTGALLAQLPFSLTGAQARAVAQIGRDLATPHPMQRLLQGDVGSGKTIVAALAMLQAAENGFQAVLMAPTEILAEQHWKKLAAWLEPLGVGIAWLSGSRRKKEREAELARLASGEVLLAVGTHALIEDPVTLPRLGLAIVDEQHRFGVRQRLALREKGADALHPHMLMMSATPIPRTLAMSFYADLDVTVLDELPPGRTPILTKLVAESRRDQVIARVRDACLGGAQAYWVCPLIEESEALQLKTAVETFEALCAALPELKVGLVHGRMKSDEKSVTMAAFSAGALHVLVATTVIEVGVDVPNASLMVIEHAERFGLAQLHQLRGRVGRGTKESACILIYAHPLSENGRARLKVIYEHSDGFAIAREDLRIRGPGEFVGARQSGVPLLRYADLEGDADLLEPARALAERLLRDSPDVATQLMERWLGGREGLLRA, encoded by the coding sequence TTGCTTAAGGATCCGCAAATCTGGGCCGGCATCGGCCCGCAGCTCGCAGGACGGCTGGCGAAGCTCGACATCCGCCGGCCGCAGGACCTCGTCCTGCACCTGCCGCTGCGCTACGAGGACGAAACCCGCCTGACGCCGATCGCCGCCGCGCGTGCCGGCGCGCCGGTGCAGGTCGAAGGCGAAGTGGTGTCCTGCGAAGTCACGCTGCGCCCGCGCCGCCAGCTCGTCGCGCAGATCCGCGACGCCAGCGGCACGCTCACCGCGCGCTGGCTCAACTTCTACCCCTCGCAGCAGAAGCAGCTCGCGCCCGGCCGGCGCGTGCGCGTGTTCGGCGAGGTGCGCGGCGGCTTCTTCGGCAACGAGATGGTCCATCCGCGCGTGCATCCGGTGGAGGAGGGCGAGGCGCTGCCGCAGGCGCTCACGCCCGTCTATCCGACCACCGCGGGGCTCGCGCAGTCGGCGCTGCGCAAGCTCATCGGGCGCGAACTGCAGCGCCCGCCGCCGACTGAACTGCTCCCCGTGCCGCTGCCGGGTGGCCTGCAACTGCCGCCTTTTGCCGACGCGCTGCGCACCCTGCATCAGCCCCCGCCCGACATCGACCCGTACGCGCTCGAAGACCGCGCGCATCCCGCTTGGCAGCGCATCAAGTTTGAGGAGCTCCTCGTCCAGCAGCTGTCGCTGCGGCGCGCCTACAACGCCCGCCGCACGCGCCGCGCGCCGGTCCTGCGCGACAGCGGCAAGCTCACCGGCGCCCTGCTCGCGCAGCTGCCGTTCAGCCTCACCGGCGCGCAGGCGCGCGCGGTCGCACAGATCGGCCGCGACCTCGCCACCCCGCACCCGATGCAGCGCCTGCTCCAGGGTGACGTCGGCAGCGGCAAGACCATCGTCGCCGCGCTGGCGATGCTGCAGGCGGCCGAAAACGGCTTCCAGGCCGTGCTCATGGCGCCCACCGAAATCCTCGCCGAACAGCACTGGAAGAAGCTTGCCGCGTGGCTGGAACCGCTCGGCGTCGGCATCGCGTGGCTGTCGGGCAGCCGGCGCAAGAAGGAGCGCGAGGCCGAGCTCGCCCGGCTCGCGAGCGGCGAAGTCCTGCTCGCCGTCGGCACGCACGCGCTGATCGAGGACCCGGTGACGCTGCCACGTTTGGGCCTCGCGATCGTCGACGAACAGCACCGCTTCGGCGTGCGCCAGCGCCTCGCGCTGCGCGAGAAGGGCGCCGACGCGCTGCACCCGCACATGCTGATGATGTCGGCGACGCCTATCCCTCGCACGCTGGCGATGAGCTTTTACGCCGACCTCGACGTCACCGTGCTCGACGAACTGCCGCCGGGCCGTACCCCCATCCTCACCAAGCTCGTCGCCGAGTCGCGCCGCGACCAGGTCATCGCGCGCGTGCGCGACGCCTGCCTCGGCGGCGCGCAGGCCTACTGGGTGTGCCCGCTGATCGAGGAGTCCGAGGCGCTGCAGCTCAAGACCGCCGTCGAGACCTTCGAGGCCCTGTGCGCCGCGCTGCCGGAGCTGAAGGTGGGGTTGGTGCATGGCCGCATGAAATCCGACGAAAAATCCGTGACGATGGCCGCGTTCTCGGCCGGCGCGCTGCACGTGCTGGTCGCCACGACGGTGATCGAGGTCGGCGTCGACGTGCCCAACGCGAGCCTGATGGTGATCGAGCACGCCGAGCGCTTCGGTCTTGCGCAACTGCACCAGTTGCGCGGGCGCGTCGGGCGCGGCACGAAGGAGTCCGCCTGCATCCTGATCTACGCCCATCCGCTGTCGGAGAACGGGCGCGCGCGCCTGAAAGTCATCTACGAACACAGCGACGGCTTCGCCATCGCGCGCGAGGATCTGCGCATCCGCGGCCCCGGCGAGTTCGTCGGCGCGCGCCAGAGCGGCGTGCCGCTGCTGCGCTATGCCGACCTGGAGGGCGACGCCGATCTCCTGGAGCCGGCGCGCGCCCTCGCCGAACGCCTGCTGCGCGACTCGCCGGACGTTGCGACGCAGCTGATGGAGCGCTGGCTCGGGGGGCGCGAAGGCCTGCTGCGCGCCTGA
- a CDS encoding RidA family protein, giving the protein MSRSIISTPNAPAAIGTYSQAVKVGDTVYCSGQIGLDPATMQMVEGFEAQTVRVFENLKAVAEAAGGSLADAVRVTIYLTDLANFAKVNEVMARYFAEPFPARAAVGVKELPKGGVVEADAILVIA; this is encoded by the coding sequence ATGAGCCGCAGCATCATCTCGACCCCCAACGCCCCCGCCGCCATCGGCACCTACTCGCAGGCCGTCAAGGTCGGCGATACCGTCTACTGCTCCGGCCAGATCGGCCTCGACCCCGCGACGATGCAAATGGTCGAGGGCTTCGAGGCGCAGACCGTGCGCGTGTTCGAGAACCTCAAGGCGGTGGCGGAAGCGGCCGGCGGCTCCCTTGCCGATGCCGTGCGCGTGACGATCTACCTCACCGATCTGGCCAATTTCGCCAAGGTGAACGAGGTGATGGCGCGCTACTTCGCCGAGCCCTTCCCGGCGCGCGCCGCCGTCGGCGTCAAGGAGCTGCCCAAGGGCGGCGTGGTCGAGGCCGACGCCATCCTGGTGATTGCTTAA
- the fliW gene encoding flagellar assembly protein FliW yields the protein MKIESQVFGTVDIPDEKVIEFPAGLPGFEDCKQFALVHEDGSTSPLYLLQSLDNPAAVFSITGSDRLGVNYEFGLSDEEAEQLKLANPADAFVAVIVRKDEGDVGNPATAGLRANFMAPLVINVAARRGIQKIITRLGCDVTLRAES from the coding sequence ATGAAGATCGAGAGTCAGGTGTTCGGTACCGTCGATATTCCCGATGAAAAGGTGATCGAGTTTCCGGCCGGGCTTCCCGGGTTCGAGGACTGCAAGCAATTCGCCCTCGTGCATGAGGATGGATCCACCTCGCCCCTATACCTGCTGCAGAGCTTGGACAATCCTGCGGCCGTGTTCTCGATCACCGGATCGGACCGGCTGGGTGTCAATTACGAGTTCGGTCTCTCGGACGAAGAAGCTGAGCAACTCAAGCTCGCGAATCCTGCCGATGCCTTCGTCGCCGTCATCGTGCGCAAGGACGAAGGCGACGTGGGCAACCCCGCGACCGCCGGGCTGCGTGCGAATTTCATGGCGCCGCTGGTGATCAACGTCGCCGCGCGCCGTGGAATCCAGAAGATCATCACGCGTCTCGGCTGTGACGTGACCCTGCGCGCCGAAAGCTGA
- a CDS encoding SPOR domain-containing protein, whose product MSRAFEAQDAAASQSLRKASLKRALVATLVLMALTASLRLVEDRETAVPQAAPADPAPATSSTPAADSAAAAAPAAAVEAPAPVAAEEGAPLESGHVASAAAQSGPQAAAPQGATLAPAASPPGWDATAVAVAPSVPVEPAREGSAVPAPAEAAPADAAAERRDAAPRADAPRLHAGPPPGPGYLIQLGVFLDTANAESMRRELERKGYPAHLQARVVLGPYPDRGAALAAQEKVRRERKLDGMILGPRK is encoded by the coding sequence ATGAGCCGGGCCTTCGAGGCGCAAGACGCCGCCGCTTCGCAGTCCCTGCGCAAGGCCAGCCTGAAGCGGGCACTGGTCGCGACCCTCGTCCTCATGGCGCTGACGGCATCCCTCCGGCTGGTAGAGGACCGCGAGACGGCTGTACCGCAGGCCGCGCCCGCCGATCCTGCGCCCGCCACGTCGTCCACCCCCGCCGCGGACAGCGCCGCGGCGGCTGCCCCGGCTGCGGCGGTGGAGGCCCCGGCGCCCGTCGCAGCGGAGGAGGGCGCGCCGCTCGAATCCGGGCATGTTGCGAGTGCGGCGGCTCAATCCGGGCCGCAAGCGGCAGCCCCGCAGGGCGCGACGCTCGCCCCGGCGGCATCGCCGCCGGGATGGGACGCGACTGCCGTCGCCGTTGCACCCTCCGTCCCCGTAGAGCCTGCCCGGGAGGGCAGTGCCGTACCTGCGCCGGCGGAGGCTGCCCCGGCGGACGCGGCGGCGGAAAGGCGCGACGCCGCGCCTCGCGCCGATGCGCCGCGTCTGCATGCCGGCCCGCCTCCGGGGCCGGGGTATCTCATCCAGCTCGGCGTGTTTCTCGATACCGCCAACGCCGAGAGCATGCGTCGGGAGCTTGAGCGAAAGGGCTATCCGGCGCACCTGCAGGCGCGCGTCGTGCTCGGCCCCTATCCGGACCGCGGGGCCGCGCTCGCGGCGCAGGAAAAAGTTCGCCGCGAACGCAAGCTGGATGGCATGATCTTGGGTCCGCGCAAGTAA
- a CDS encoding DUF2802 domain-containing protein translates to MGLRELILAATALLAVYVGYQLYRASRVPKAPASVPPGVSAEGSAGEAPASVELPAGAPAGVDVLAAGDGDDEAGPLYGVAGRLPAASEAGPAPDAFQHELEVRQLRRELEQQGGALAELRRELDELREQLRAHKEQADAGLGTRGASPEYNEALVFARRGLDAEAIAERCGITVAEAELVQSLARSQSGESGSVP, encoded by the coding sequence ATGGGACTGCGTGAACTCATCCTCGCCGCCACCGCGCTCCTCGCGGTGTATGTCGGCTACCAGCTCTACCGCGCCTCGCGGGTGCCCAAGGCGCCGGCGTCCGTGCCGCCCGGTGTGTCCGCCGAGGGTTCGGCCGGGGAGGCGCCCGCAAGTGTCGAACTGCCCGCCGGGGCGCCGGCAGGTGTCGATGTCCTGGCCGCAGGCGACGGCGACGACGAGGCCGGGCCGCTGTACGGCGTCGCCGGCCGGCTTCCAGCCGCGTCCGAGGCCGGACCCGCGCCGGATGCGTTCCAGCACGAACTGGAGGTTCGGCAGTTGCGGCGCGAACTCGAGCAGCAGGGTGGTGCACTGGCCGAACTGCGGCGCGAACTCGATGAGCTTCGCGAGCAGCTTCGTGCGCACAAGGAGCAGGCCGATGCGGGTCTCGGGACGCGCGGCGCGTCGCCCGAGTACAACGAGGCGCTGGTGTTCGCCCGTCGCGGACTCGATGCCGAAGCGATTGCCGAGCGTTGCGGCATTACCGTGGCGGAGGCCGAACTCGTGCAATCGCTGGCACGCAGCCAGTCCGGCGAGTCCGGGTCGGTGCCATGA
- a CDS encoding YdcF family protein: MALDPALALFWLKKTVSILVQPPVAPLLLTVAGLLLVPRRRRAGLMLAWLGVAATLLLSTPASVGWLLRGLETAPVVDAAALRQAQAIVVLGAGKRRHAPEYGGETVNRLALERLRYAARLARQTGLPVLVSGGAPTGTMAEAILMKVALEEDFRVPVRWVEKASLDTQQNARFSAEPLRAAGVSRILLVTHAAHMPRAQAAFEAAGLQVIPAPTAWLGGPGAGDQVLEELPGPTSAYAGWYAVHEWLGLLAYRLTR, translated from the coding sequence ATGGCCTTGGATCCCGCGCTCGCCCTGTTCTGGTTGAAGAAGACCGTCTCGATCCTGGTGCAGCCGCCGGTGGCGCCGCTGCTGCTGACCGTTGCGGGACTGCTGCTCGTGCCGCGGCGGCGGCGCGCCGGCCTCATGCTGGCCTGGCTCGGCGTCGCAGCCACGTTGCTGTTATCCACCCCCGCGAGCGTCGGCTGGCTGCTGCGCGGACTCGAGACCGCACCGGTCGTCGATGCGGCCGCACTGCGGCAGGCGCAGGCGATCGTCGTGCTGGGCGCTGGCAAACGGCGCCATGCGCCGGAATACGGGGGCGAGACGGTGAACCGGCTGGCGCTCGAACGACTGCGCTACGCTGCACGGCTGGCGCGCCAGACCGGCTTGCCGGTGCTGGTGAGCGGCGGCGCACCGACCGGAACGATGGCCGAGGCGATCCTGATGAAGGTGGCGCTGGAAGAGGATTTCCGCGTTCCGGTGCGCTGGGTCGAGAAGGCCTCGCTCGATACGCAGCAGAATGCGCGGTTTTCGGCAGAGCCGCTGCGCGCCGCGGGGGTGAGCCGGATCCTGCTCGTGACCCACGCCGCCCACATGCCGCGCGCGCAGGCGGCATTCGAAGCCGCGGGGCTGCAGGTGATACCGGCGCCGACGGCGTGGCTGGGCGGTCCCGGGGCCGGCGACCAGGTACTCGAGGAGCTTCCCGGGCCGACCTCCGCCTATGCCGGCTGGTATGCCGTGCACGAGTGGCTGGGGCTGCTGGCCTACCGTCTGACGCGCTGA